From a region of the Spelaeicoccus albus genome:
- a CDS encoding DNA polymerase Y family protein, translated as MAAAEPLQEAGRFDGDRRRTVVLLCPDWPVSAAAHEAELPASRPAAIFTGNIVTACSAPARRVGVAVGQRRRQAQQRCPELAILRPDPGRDARLFESVVHSVGEVAAAALSVHPGVLTVPASAARYFGSAPTAERILAERIVTAVADETGYESLLGIADGLFAGLIAAARSARVMPGGTPAYLADLDVGQLNRPEVPEFSGRHELISLLRRLGLTTFGAFAALEPAAVAGRFGADAARAHRQARGLPDTPMGAVRPDVELAVETVLDPPADRVDMAAFAARPLAERFLSLIAGRSLTCTQVRIEAHTDAGDVSVRMWRAGASFTAADIAERTRWQLDGWLSGASTGSAPNGPITGLRLEADEVTSPAALQPTVWDDKREDDERVRRTISRLQGLLGMDTVLAGTLVGGPDATGDTRWTPWQQAAPVPRPGPWPGRLPSPHPAAVLRRPAELIDGAGKPIGVSARAELTGRPARLRTGSAGTESPRGSTPRGKTEERELAAWSRGWPVAGRWWDTAADKRIRLQVLTVDGDAFLLGYRAGRWSIDGSYD; from the coding sequence ATGGCCGCGGCGGAACCGTTGCAGGAGGCGGGCCGTTTTGACGGCGACCGGCGCCGCACGGTGGTGCTGTTGTGTCCGGACTGGCCGGTCTCGGCCGCCGCCCACGAAGCGGAGCTTCCGGCGTCCCGTCCCGCTGCGATCTTCACGGGCAATATCGTCACCGCCTGCTCGGCGCCGGCCAGGAGGGTCGGGGTCGCCGTGGGGCAGCGTCGTCGTCAGGCTCAGCAGCGCTGCCCCGAGTTGGCAATTCTGCGTCCCGACCCCGGCCGCGATGCCAGGTTGTTCGAATCCGTCGTCCACAGCGTCGGGGAAGTGGCGGCCGCGGCCTTGTCGGTCCATCCGGGCGTGCTGACGGTGCCGGCGTCCGCGGCCCGCTATTTCGGCTCGGCGCCGACGGCCGAGCGGATCCTGGCCGAACGTATCGTGACGGCAGTGGCCGACGAGACCGGCTACGAGTCGCTCTTGGGCATTGCCGACGGACTGTTTGCCGGTCTGATCGCTGCGGCCCGGTCGGCCCGGGTCATGCCGGGCGGCACTCCGGCATATCTGGCCGACCTCGACGTGGGCCAGTTGAACCGGCCCGAGGTACCCGAATTCTCCGGCCGGCATGAACTGATCTCGCTGTTGCGCCGACTCGGCCTGACGACCTTCGGGGCGTTCGCCGCTCTCGAACCGGCTGCCGTGGCCGGACGTTTCGGCGCCGACGCCGCACGGGCCCATCGGCAAGCTCGTGGACTGCCCGACACCCCGATGGGTGCCGTTCGTCCGGATGTCGAGCTCGCCGTCGAGACAGTCCTTGATCCGCCGGCCGACCGAGTCGACATGGCCGCATTCGCGGCACGACCGCTGGCCGAGAGGTTCTTATCGCTCATCGCGGGACGGTCGCTGACCTGCACCCAGGTGCGGATTGAAGCGCATACGGACGCCGGCGACGTCAGTGTGCGCATGTGGCGGGCCGGCGCCTCGTTCACGGCCGCGGACATCGCCGAACGCACCCGATGGCAGTTGGACGGCTGGCTCAGCGGAGCGAGCACCGGCAGTGCGCCGAACGGACCGATCACCGGTTTGCGGCTCGAAGCCGATGAGGTCACGTCGCCGGCCGCGCTGCAGCCGACCGTATGGGACGACAAACGCGAAGACGACGAACGGGTTCGGCGCACGATCAGCCGTCTCCAGGGCCTGCTCGGCATGGATACGGTACTGGCCGGCACGCTCGTCGGAGGCCCGGACGCCACCGGCGACACGCGCTGGACGCCGTGGCAGCAGGCAGCGCCGGTGCCGCGGCCCGGTCCCTGGCCTGGCCGGCTGCCCAGTCCGCACCCGGCCGCCGTGCTCCGCCGGCCCGCTGAGTTGATCGACGGCGCCGGCAAGCCCATCGGCGTCAGCGCCCGCGCCGAGCTGACCGGCCGCCCGGCCCGCCTCCGCACCGGGTCGGCCGGCACCGAGTCGCCTCGCGGCAGTACGCCTCGAGGGAAGACGGAAGAGCGAGAGCTTGCCGCCTGGTCGCGCGGCTGGCCCGTCGCGGGTCGTTGGTGGGACACAGCCGCCGATAAGCGGATCCGTCTACAGGTGCTCACCGTGGACGGCGACGCATTTTTGCTCGGCTACCGTGCCGGCCGGTGGTCGATCGACGGCAGCTATGACTGA
- a CDS encoding response regulator, whose protein sequence is MRIAIAEDSTILRDGLVELLSARGHIVTAAVGDGTAFLAAVATDEPDVAIVDIRMPPTHTDEGLRAALALRERRPDIGVLVFSQYVETQYAAELFSGKSAGAGYLLKDRVADVSSFIDALERINAGQTVLDPEVVSQLMGSARGDGPLQSLTPRESEVLVLMAEGRSNAGIAESLFLSYGAVEKNVTAIFTKLGLAQSPADHRRVLAVLRYLESAR, encoded by the coding sequence ATGAGAATTGCCATTGCCGAGGATTCGACAATTCTGCGCGACGGCCTCGTGGAGCTGCTGTCGGCCCGCGGGCATATCGTCACGGCGGCCGTCGGGGACGGGACCGCGTTCTTGGCGGCTGTCGCCACCGACGAGCCCGATGTGGCGATCGTCGACATCCGGATGCCGCCGACCCACACCGATGAGGGGCTCCGGGCGGCCCTGGCCCTGCGCGAACGCCGGCCGGATATCGGCGTCCTGGTGTTTTCGCAGTACGTGGAGACGCAATACGCGGCCGAACTGTTCTCCGGCAAATCGGCAGGTGCCGGGTATCTACTGAAGGATCGGGTCGCCGATGTGTCATCGTTCATCGATGCACTCGAACGCATCAACGCCGGCCAAACGGTGCTCGACCCCGAGGTGGTGAGCCAGTTGATGGGATCGGCAAGAGGCGACGGACCGTTGCAATCACTGACGCCGCGCGAGAGCGAGGTGCTGGTGTTGATGGCCGAGGGCCGGTCGAATGCCGGCATCGCCGAATCGTTGTTCTTGTCGTACGGCGCCGTGGAAAAGAACGTGACGGCGATCTTCACCAAGCTCGGTCTGGCGCAGTCGCCGGCCGATCATCGCCGGGTGCTCGCCGTCCTGCGGTATTTGGAATCCGCGCGGTAG
- a CDS encoding sensor histidine kinase, whose translation MNPVPRYNFFTAFFRKRTWVEFLYLWSALILAPFGLAYAAVTVVVGSGLAVTVVGLVVGSSLIMAARGWGALHRSMNRAMLATEIAAPPPVRRSPGFWGWVRGGLSDGAGWRVIGFLFLNIVTAAAGAVVSIVFFFIGLGAMTHWYWSRFLPLQPDSNGVMHRGASFGTDFFIDTAARQFWFAVLGALIWLFVWPALNTAFAHIQRLLSRNLLGPTASSLRLREVEASRSRTVDDADVKLRRIERDLHDGTQAQLVALAMKLGDAKDRLTAGNDPDGVAELLDGAHQVAKSALVDLRDLARGIHPPVLDNGLGAALETLAAGASLPVHLSVDLPRRPAAPIETIAYFCVMELVTNAVKHSEASTVAVRAEERRSRVFVQVRDDGVGGAYLASTSASGHRSGLTGLDERVRSVDGTLLVDSPSGGPTIISIDLPMAVQA comes from the coding sequence ATGAACCCCGTGCCGCGTTATAACTTCTTCACTGCCTTTTTCCGCAAACGGACATGGGTGGAATTTCTCTACCTGTGGTCGGCCTTGATCCTCGCGCCGTTCGGGCTGGCCTATGCGGCGGTAACCGTCGTCGTCGGATCGGGGCTGGCAGTGACGGTGGTGGGCCTGGTCGTCGGATCCTCGCTAATCATGGCGGCACGCGGCTGGGGCGCGTTGCACCGGAGCATGAACCGGGCCATGTTGGCCACTGAAATCGCCGCGCCGCCGCCGGTCCGGCGAAGTCCGGGCTTCTGGGGCTGGGTCCGCGGCGGCTTGTCCGACGGCGCCGGCTGGCGTGTCATCGGTTTCCTCTTCCTCAACATCGTCACGGCCGCTGCCGGGGCTGTCGTCTCGATCGTGTTCTTCTTCATCGGGCTCGGCGCAATGACCCACTGGTATTGGTCGCGATTTCTGCCGCTGCAGCCCGATTCCAACGGTGTGATGCACCGCGGAGCGTCATTCGGTACCGACTTCTTCATCGATACGGCCGCACGTCAATTCTGGTTCGCCGTACTGGGTGCACTGATCTGGCTATTCGTGTGGCCGGCGCTCAACACGGCGTTCGCGCACATCCAGCGGCTGCTCTCACGCAATCTTTTGGGGCCGACCGCGTCGAGCCTTCGGCTGCGAGAAGTCGAAGCATCGCGCAGCCGGACGGTGGACGACGCCGACGTCAAACTCCGCCGAATCGAACGGGATCTGCACGACGGCACCCAAGCGCAGCTCGTCGCCCTGGCGATGAAACTGGGCGATGCCAAGGATCGACTGACGGCCGGCAACGATCCGGACGGCGTGGCCGAGCTGCTGGACGGCGCGCACCAGGTTGCCAAGAGCGCCCTTGTCGATCTACGGGATTTGGCCCGGGGAATTCACCCTCCCGTGCTGGACAATGGTCTCGGCGCAGCTCTGGAGACACTGGCGGCAGGAGCGTCGTTGCCGGTGCACTTGAGCGTCGACCTGCCCCGGCGTCCGGCAGCACCCATTGAGACCATCGCGTACTTTTGTGTCATGGAACTCGTGACGAACGCCGTCAAGCACTCGGAAGCGTCAACGGTAGCGGTGCGGGCCGAAGAACGTCGTTCACGAGTCTTCGTTCAAGTGCGGGACGACGGCGTGGGCGGGGCATATTTGGCATCGACTTCCGCCTCGGGGCACCGGTCGGGACTGACGGGGCTGGACGAACGCGTGCGCAGCGTCGACGGCACGCTTCTCGTCGATTCCCCGTCGGGTGGCCCGACGATCATCAGCATCGATCTGCCGATGGCGGTGCAGGCATGA
- a CDS encoding tRNA (cytidine(34)-2'-O)-methyltransferase has product MFSIVFVTPEIPGNTGNVIRLAAVTGASLHLVEPLGFDLSDTKLRRAGLDYHDLANVAIHPDTEALWDDLGPGRRVFAFTTSGTRSFADVSYRPGDVLMFGRESVGLPDDVSRDERVTDRLRIPMLPSRRSLNLANSASIAVYEAWRQNGYAGAR; this is encoded by the coding sequence ATGTTCAGCATCGTCTTTGTCACCCCTGAGATCCCCGGCAACACCGGCAATGTGATCCGCTTGGCCGCCGTCACCGGCGCGAGCCTGCATCTTGTCGAACCACTCGGCTTCGACTTGTCCGATACCAAGCTGCGCCGGGCCGGATTGGACTATCACGATCTTGCGAACGTCGCCATCCACCCGGACACGGAGGCTCTCTGGGACGATTTGGGACCCGGACGGCGCGTGTTCGCGTTCACGACGTCCGGCACTCGGTCGTTCGCCGATGTCAGTTACCGGCCCGGAGACGTGCTGATGTTCGGGCGCGAATCGGTCGGCTTGCCGGACGACGTCAGCCGGGACGAGCGCGTGACCGACCGGCTGCGCATCCCGATGCTGCCGTCGCGGCGATCATTGAATCTCGCCAATTCGGCTTCGATCGCAGTGTACGAGGCATGGCGTCAAAACGGCTACGCCGGCGCCCGATGA
- a CDS encoding aldo/keto reductase: protein MTEVPQIELNNGTTIPQLGFGVWQVPNEQATDAVAAALETGYRSIDTAAIYGNEEGTGKAIAQSGIAREDLFVTTKLWNDDHGTETTVPAFEASLERLGLDYVDMYLIHWPRAKQNKFVESWKAMEGILASGRAKAIGVSNFHAQHLSRILSESDTVPAINQIELHPNLTQRDLKTFCASRGIAVEAYSPLASGGLVDDPDIAKIAANHGKSVAQVILRWHLQDGNVVIPKSVTPARIKENFDVLDFELSDADMTKISGLNNGDRRGSNPDEN from the coding sequence TTGACTGAGGTTCCCCAGATCGAATTGAACAACGGGACGACTATCCCGCAGCTCGGCTTCGGCGTGTGGCAGGTGCCGAACGAGCAGGCTACCGACGCCGTCGCGGCCGCTCTGGAGACCGGCTACCGGTCGATCGACACTGCCGCCATCTACGGCAACGAAGAAGGCACCGGCAAAGCGATAGCCCAATCGGGCATCGCACGCGAAGACCTGTTCGTCACGACGAAGCTCTGGAACGACGATCACGGCACCGAGACGACAGTGCCGGCCTTTGAAGCGAGCCTGGAACGTCTCGGCCTGGATTACGTGGACATGTACTTGATCCATTGGCCCAGGGCGAAGCAGAACAAGTTCGTCGAATCGTGGAAGGCCATGGAAGGCATTCTCGCGTCCGGCCGGGCCAAGGCCATCGGGGTGTCGAACTTCCACGCCCAGCACTTGTCCCGGATTTTGTCCGAATCGGACACGGTTCCGGCAATCAACCAGATCGAGCTGCATCCGAACCTGACGCAACGAGACCTCAAGACATTCTGCGCGAGCCGCGGCATTGCCGTCGAAGCCTACAGCCCACTGGCTTCGGGCGGTCTTGTCGACGATCCGGACATCGCCAAGATTGCGGCGAACCACGGCAAGAGCGTGGCGCAGGTAATCTTGCGTTGGCACCTGCAGGACGGCAACGTCGTGATCCCGAAGTCGGTCACTCCTGCACGTATCAAGGAAAACTTCGACGTGCTCGACTTCGAATTGAGCGACGCCGATATGACGAAGATTTCAGGTTTGAACAACGGCGACCGCCGCGGCTCGAACCCGGACGAGAACTAA
- the thiD gene encoding bifunctional hydroxymethylpyrimidine kinase/phosphomethylpyrimidine kinase, translated as MVTTALTVAGSDTSGGAGLQADLKTFEEFGVYGVSAITSIVTYAPDRGFIHDLDFIAPDVLIKQLRSAFALHDFGVVKSGMLGTAENVSLLASALRDSDAPFVFDPVLACKGQGEMVDLKQSFVDELVPAAAVITPNLDEAAQLTGMDPLTGIDDMKQAAAALHARGADAVLVKGGARLDGDAAVDILFDGRVYTAFDTPKLGRLMVNGAGCSLASAIAAGIALGNDVPTSVKNAKEYVTHAIAAHTPNASGVDSVWHAASRLAPSTGVEVTAKSL; from the coding sequence ATGGTAACCACCGCTTTGACGGTCGCCGGATCGGACACGTCCGGCGGCGCCGGACTGCAAGCCGATCTGAAGACGTTCGAGGAATTCGGCGTCTACGGGGTCAGCGCGATCACGTCGATCGTGACGTATGCCCCGGACCGGGGATTCATTCACGATCTCGATTTCATCGCCCCCGACGTGCTGATCAAGCAGCTGCGGAGCGCGTTTGCGTTGCACGATTTCGGCGTGGTCAAGTCCGGCATGCTGGGCACTGCCGAGAACGTCTCGTTATTGGCGTCGGCTCTCCGCGATTCCGATGCGCCGTTCGTGTTCGACCCCGTTCTCGCCTGCAAGGGTCAAGGCGAGATGGTCGATTTGAAGCAGTCATTCGTGGACGAGCTCGTTCCCGCCGCCGCCGTTATCACGCCGAATTTGGACGAGGCGGCGCAGCTGACCGGCATGGATCCGCTCACCGGCATCGACGACATGAAGCAAGCTGCCGCCGCTTTGCACGCGCGCGGGGCCGACGCCGTGCTGGTCAAGGGTGGGGCGCGCCTGGACGGCGACGCCGCCGTCGATATCTTGTTCGACGGCCGGGTCTATACGGCGTTCGACACGCCGAAGCTCGGCAGGCTGATGGTCAACGGTGCGGGTTGCTCGCTCGCTTCCGCCATTGCCGCCGGGATCGCATTGGGCAACGACGTCCCGACATCTGTGAAGAACGCCAAGGAATACGTCACGCACGCCATTGCGGCGCACACGCCCAACGCCAGCGGCGTCGATTCGGTATGGCACGCCGCGTCCCGGCTGGCACCGTCAACGGGGGTCGAGGTCACGGCCAAATCGCTCTAA